From Oncorhynchus mykiss isolate Arlee chromosome 6, USDA_OmykA_1.1, whole genome shotgun sequence, the proteins below share one genomic window:
- the LOC110525088 gene encoding pikachurin isoform X3 — MKEEDGIGVFLQGAFTQIKCSSPLFIGGVPQYDKTKSAAAVLRPFSGTIQKLVLNDHSIPLTKDFALGVNVENAAHPCVQSPCANGGTCRPKWDGYECDCPLGYDGRHCQKECGNYCLNTVTEAIEIPQFIGRSYLTYDNREILKRVSGVRTNMFMRFKSTAKDGLLLWRGDSQVRPNSDFLSLGLQDGALIFSYNLGSGVANVIVNGTFSDGRWHRVKAVRDGQTGKLTVDDYGAQTGRSPGKMRQLNVNGVLYVGGMKEIALHTNRQYSGGLVGCVSHFTLSTDYHLSLVEDAADGKNINTCTN; from the exons atgaaagaggaggacGGCATTGGCGTTTTCCTACAA ggAGCCTTCACTCAGATCAAGTGCAGCTCTCCTCTGTTCATCGGCGGAGTTCCACAATATGACAAAACCAAGAGCGCCGCGGCCGTGCTCCGCCCCTTCAGCGGCACCATCCAGAAG CTGGTTCTGAATGACCACAGCATCCCACTGACCAAGGACTTTGCTCTGGGGGTGAATGTGGAGAACGCAGCCCACCCATGTGTGCAGAGTCCCTGTGCCAACGGCGGCACCTGCAGGCCCAAATGGGATGGCTACGAGTGTGACTGCCCTCTCGGCTACGATGGCCGGCACTGCCAGAAGG AATGTGGGAAttactgtttaaaca CTGTCACAGAGGCCATTGAGATTCCACAATTCATTGGCCGCAGCTACCTCACATACGACAATCGTGAAATCCTGAAAAG GGTTTCGGGCGTCAGGACCAACATGTTTATGCGCTTTAAGAGCACGGCGAAGGATGGTCTGTTGCTATGGCGAGGCGACAGCCAAGTGAGGCCCAACAGTGACTTCCTGTCTTTAGGACTGCAGGACGGAGCACTCATTTTTAG CTATAACCTGGGCAGTGGTGTGGCCAATGTGATCGTCAACGGAACCTTCAGCGATGGAAGGTGGCACAGAGTGAAGGCTGTCAG GGACGGCCAGACTGGGAAGCTGACAGTCGATGACTATGGGGCCCAGACTGGCAGGTCACCTGGGAAGATGAGACAGCTGAACGTCAACGGGGTCTTGTATGTCG GGGGGATGAAGGAGATTGCTCTGCACACTAACCGGCAGTACAGTGGAGGTCTGGTGGGCTGCGTCTCACACTTCACCTTGTCCACCGACTACCACCTCTCCCTAGTGGAGGACGCTGCCGATGGCAAGAACATCAACACTTGTACCAACTAA